TCTTCTCGATCGAATCAACGTTTTCCCGGTGGCAGACGGAGATACCGGTACCAACCTGCGTATCAGTCTTGCCCCGTTTCGCAGTCCCGGCCAGGATAGCGGCACCATGCGTTTGCTGCTTGCCCGCTGCGCCACCGGTAACTCAGGCAATATAGCCGCGGCTTTCTTCCGGGAGTTCTGCCGGGCGCAAAGTATGGCCGATCTTCCCGAAGCGGCGGCTTTGGGAAAAAAAAAGGCCTGGCAGGCTATTGCCAGGCCCTGCGCCGGCACCATGCTCACGGTTTTTGACAGCCTGGTCTCAACTCTTTCCTCGCATGAGACATTATCGACAGTGTATTCCCCGTTGAGCCTTGAACTGCAAAAGGCGGTTGGCGAGACCACACGCCGCCTGCCGATTCTCTCTGAAGCAGGTGTTGTCGATTCCGGCGCCCTGGCCATGTATGTTTTTTTTGACGGATTCTTCAGAAACCTTACTCAACACCGCAATTCCGCCGTATCCATTTTTGATCTTTTTGCCGGTAAACTCGCTATCAGCCACGCCTTTCAGCCCGAAACCAGCAGTTCATATTGTGTCGATGCCGTCATACAATTGCCGGAGGGACAGGCGGCGGCCCCCGGAGAACCGGACGAACGGGCGAAGATGATCGACGACCTCGCCGGGCTTGGAGAAAGCGTGGTAGTGGTCGAAAATGACTCGAGTCTCAAAATTCACATCCATACTCCCGATCCCGACCGACTGCGAGGTCAGCTTGATTTATTCGGCAATGTTGTCCGCTGGTCCGATGAAGCAATGAACCGGACGGTGCGGCCCTTATCCGCGGCAGCGGCAAAGTCCCCTCTGCACATAGTAACGGATGCAGCGGGTTCGATCACCAGGGAGATGGCCCGGCTATCCGGCCTCACTCTGCTTGACAGCTATATTATAGCCGGAGATGAATCCAGGCCGGAAAGTCTGTGCAACTCCGAGGATATCTACCGGATGATGCGCGAGGGTGGGAAAGTGACAACCGCCCAGGCCTCAACCTTTGAACGGTACCAACATTATCAGAACATCAGCCGGCAATTCGGCCCTTCCCTGTATCTTTGCGTCGGTGCAGCTTTTACCGGTAATTACGACACTGCACTTTCCTGGAAGATGGAGCACGATATTGACGACCGGTTCACAGTCCTCGACTCCGGAGCAGCATCGGGCAAGCTTGCTCTCATCGCCCTGCTCACCGGCCGCTATGCAGAAAATGCCGATGGTGGAGCAGATATCATTGCCTTTGCCGAAAAAGTCATCGAAGAATGTGAAGAATATGTCTTTATTCACGAGCTCAAATATTTGGTAGCCGGCGGTCGGGTATCAAAGGCAGGCGGCTTTTTCGGGGATCTGCTGCACATGAAGCCCGTGATAACTCCAACCCGAAACGGAGTACAAAAAGTCGGCGTTGTTCACAGCACCAGACAGCAGCTCGCCTTTGCCCTTGAAAAACTGAAGAAACAGTATGATCCATCTGCTACGCCGACCGTCATGCTCCAGTATTCCGACAACCAGGACTGGGTGGCGGAAGTCGTCCGGCAGCAGGTGCGTTCCCTCTTACCTGAAGCGGAAATCCTGCTCACTCCTTTGTCATTGACTTCGGGTATTCATATGGGCCCCGGCACCTGGTCGATGGCCTTCGCCTCTTCTCGGTCCAGCCAATGAACATGGAAACCACCCTGGAGCCGATCATCATTCCTGCAGGCTGCCATAATATGCGCACGACCTCGGCCATCCGTGACCGGCTGGTCATTCTCCTGTGATCATGAACGGTTTTTGGTACACATTGCTCGTCCGCTTCACCAGCCTCTGTGGGCCATGGTTTTTTGTCATGGTTTCCCGCATCGTTGCAACAGGGTATTTTATATTTTCCCGGCGACGCGTGATCGAGAGCCGCCGCTTCTATGCCGCCCTCTTTCCCGAACGGAGCATGTTTTTTCATCTTTGGTGCACCTTCAGGCAATACCAGAATTTTACCACCATCCACCTTGACAGATACCTTAAAGCTCAAGATAAAGCAGTGACATACACCTCCGTTGACTGGGAGCAGCTCGACGGTGTGATCGGCCGGCAAGGCGGGATTCTCCTTATGTCTCACCTGGGAAACTGGGAAATGGCGGCCACGCTGCTGAAAAAGCAGCGGGAAGACCTGCAACTTCTTCTCTACATGGGAGTGAAGGAAAAGGAAGGTGTGGAAAAGATGCAAAAGGATACTCTGCGTCAATCCGGCATAACCATAATCGGGGTGGATAAAGAAGACAATTCGCCTTTTTCGGCAGTTGCCGGCATTCATTTTTTGCGCTCGGGAGGTCTGGTGTCAATGGCTGGTGATGTTGTCTGGCGCAGCGATCAACGCAAGGTGCGGGTCATCTTCCTTGGCCGGGATGCGTATCTTCCCGAAGCGCCTTTTATTTTCAGCCTGGTCTCCGGTGCCCCTCTTTTTGCGTTTTTTGCCTTCCGTACCGGCAAAAACTCCTATATTTTTACCCAGTCCGATCCCATTCCCATCCAGCCGAAATCCCGCCGGGACCGAGCAGAGGCTATCGCCGGGGCCGCCCAGCAATATGCCGATCTTCTGGAGAAAACATTGCGGCAGCATCCATTTGAATGGTATCATTTTGACCGCTTTATCCATTGAACCCAATAAATGCACGTCCTCGAGGAGGCCGTCCAAGAAGGGCATTCCCGGACAACCTCCCAGGACTTCAACTAACCTGCCGGGAATCACAGGGTGCTTTGCCGGATGGTTCAATATTTCCTTTTGCAATTGCAAAAACCTTAGAGTATCTTTGCTGATTTCAGCTCCGGAGTAACCGCAAGGTTACCGGCAATTATTCATTTTTCCGAAAACTTTTCTTAGCTTCGCCCGCCTATCATGACCAGAGATGAAATTCAAAGTAAAATTTTAGCCATCCTCACCGAAGATTTCGAATTCGAACATCCCGGTCCGGATGATAACCTTCGGGACGACCATGGCTTTGACAGTATTGATGCCATTGAACTTTTAAGCAAAATAGAAACTTCGATTCTGGGATTCACCCTCACCCGTGCGGAGAAAGAGAAGGCCATGGCAATCAGGACTATCAATGATATTCTTGGTTATATCGAAGAGATCAAAAACTCCCGAACCTCATAATTGCACTGCATATGAATAGACGCGTCGTTATCACCGCTTGTTCCGCAATCACTCCCATAGGGTATGGAAAAAAAGAGATCATCAAGAATCTGCGCCGGGGTAAATCCGGAGTGCGGCCCCTGCGTGATGACGGACTTTTGAGTAAACGTATTCATTCCCGCGTCTTCGGCACCGTGGATTATCCCATAGAATACGGCTTCAAAAGGTACTATCGAAAAACCATGGGTCCGGTGGCCTACTATGCCTGCCAGGTTGCCAGGGATGTCCTGGAACAATCCGGACTGGATCAGCAATTCATCACCTCCGGACGTCTCGGCGTCGCCTTTGGCTCAACGCACGGCAGCCCTACCGTCCAGCGTGAAATCTACAAAGCCTTTTTCAGCGAACTTGATTCAGAATTCTCGTCCATCGGAGCTGTTGATTATCTCCGTTCGATGGTGCATACCACGGCAGTGAACATCACCAGAATGTTTGGTATTACCGGACGGATCATTGCCTCATCCACGGCCTGCACCACCAGCAGCCAATCCATCGGTTTTGGTTATGAAACGATCAAATACGGCATGCAGGATGCGATGATCTGCGGTGGAGCCGATGAATACGATACAACCACTGTGGCGGTTTTTGACAACCTGCTGGCCTGCTCCGTCGATTATAACGACACTCCGCACCTTACCCCCCGGCCGTTTGACGCCGACCGTGACGGTTTGGTGGTGGGAGAAGGGGGCGGCGCCGTGCTCCTCGAAGAATATGAATCCGCCAAAAAACGCGGCGCGGTTATCCTTGGCGAAATAATCGGCTTTGCCTGCAACAATAATGGCGGCGACCTCATCCTGCCGAATCTTGACGGGATTACCGCTACCTTGCGCCTGGCTCTCGATGATGCGAAAATCTCCCCGGACGATGTTGATTTCATCAGCGCCCACGCCACAGCGACAAAAATGGGTGATGTGATCGAGGCCCAGGCCATCGCCGCGGTCTATGGCGACAAACCGCTTGTAACCGGTCTGAAGAGCTATATGGGCCACACCATGGGAACCTGCGGAGTTATCGAATCGATTCTTACCCTGTATATGATGGAACAGGGATTTATTGCTCCCACCCTGAACCTGGAGAATATCGATGAACGCTGCAGAATGATCCGGCACACCCGCGAACTTACTGAAACAAAAACAGCAATAGCAGCCATTCAAAATTTTGCTTTTGGTGGAGTGAATACCTGTCTGCTCCTTAAAGACGGCAGCACGGTTTAATCTTAATGTTTTCCCCGCGGCAAACTTTCAACCACCGGCCTTCAGGTTCATTGGTGGATATAATTCTCGACTGCAGTGCTACCTTGGCCTGCTGGGCTTGGTTTACCCTGGGTTTTATCCTTTTTTTCTCCTGGCGCTATCTCATTTATGCGCTAAGAGTAAAAAATCCGGAAATTCACTTTCAGCGTCTAAACTCACTTTTCT
This window of the Desulfopila inferna genome carries:
- a CDS encoding beta-ketoacyl-[acyl-carrier-protein] synthase family protein — protein: MNRRVVITACSAITPIGYGKKEIIKNLRRGKSGVRPLRDDGLLSKRIHSRVFGTVDYPIEYGFKRYYRKTMGPVAYYACQVARDVLEQSGLDQQFITSGRLGVAFGSTHGSPTVQREIYKAFFSELDSEFSSIGAVDYLRSMVHTTAVNITRMFGITGRIIASSTACTTSSQSIGFGYETIKYGMQDAMICGGADEYDTTTVAVFDNLLACSVDYNDTPHLTPRPFDADRDGLVVGEGGGAVLLEEYESAKKRGAVILGEIIGFACNNNGGDLILPNLDGITATLRLALDDAKISPDDVDFISAHATATKMGDVIEAQAIAAVYGDKPLVTGLKSYMGHTMGTCGVIESILTLYMMEQGFIAPTLNLENIDERCRMIRHTRELTETKTAIAAIQNFAFGGVNTCLLLKDGSTV
- a CDS encoding DegV family protein; protein product: MNDILHSFAIGYDCLSASADLLDRINVFPVADGDTGTNLRISLAPFRSPGQDSGTMRLLLARCATGNSGNIAAAFFREFCRAQSMADLPEAAALGKKKAWQAIARPCAGTMLTVFDSLVSTLSSHETLSTVYSPLSLELQKAVGETTRRLPILSEAGVVDSGALAMYVFFDGFFRNLTQHRNSAVSIFDLFAGKLAISHAFQPETSSSYCVDAVIQLPEGQAAAPGEPDERAKMIDDLAGLGESVVVVENDSSLKIHIHTPDPDRLRGQLDLFGNVVRWSDEAMNRTVRPLSAAAAKSPLHIVTDAAGSITREMARLSGLTLLDSYIIAGDESRPESLCNSEDIYRMMREGGKVTTAQASTFERYQHYQNISRQFGPSLYLCVGAAFTGNYDTALSWKMEHDIDDRFTVLDSGAASGKLALIALLTGRYAENADGGADIIAFAEKVIEECEEYVFIHELKYLVAGGRVSKAGGFFGDLLHMKPVITPTRNGVQKVGVVHSTRQQLAFALEKLKKQYDPSATPTVMLQYSDNQDWVAEVVRQQVRSLLPEAEILLTPLSLTSGIHMGPGTWSMAFASSRSSQ
- a CDS encoding lysophospholipid acyltransferase family protein, which produces MNGFWYTLLVRFTSLCGPWFFVMVSRIVATGYFIFSRRRVIESRRFYAALFPERSMFFHLWCTFRQYQNFTTIHLDRYLKAQDKAVTYTSVDWEQLDGVIGRQGGILLMSHLGNWEMAATLLKKQREDLQLLLYMGVKEKEGVEKMQKDTLRQSGITIIGVDKEDNSPFSAVAGIHFLRSGGLVSMAGDVVWRSDQRKVRVIFLGRDAYLPEAPFIFSLVSGAPLFAFFAFRTGKNSYIFTQSDPIPIQPKSRRDRAEAIAGAAQQYADLLEKTLRQHPFEWYHFDRFIH
- a CDS encoding acyl carrier protein, yielding MTRDEIQSKILAILTEDFEFEHPGPDDNLRDDHGFDSIDAIELLSKIETSILGFTLTRAEKEKAMAIRTINDILGYIEEIKNSRTS